Within Marinilabiliales bacterium, the genomic segment GATATATTCCTGTTGATATCCTCGAGAGTCATCTCTTCTGAACCTGTGCCTTTCAGCGCATTATTGAGATTGTTCACATATGCCTGGTGGTGCCTGGTGTGGTGGATATTCATGGTTTGGGCGTCAATATGGGGCTCAAGGGCGTCATATGAGTAAGGCAGGGAAGGAAGGCTGAATTTACTGCCTGCCGGTTCCTCCTGGCTTAACCGATTAGCTGCGTAAGTTCCTTGTCCTTTTGCCATAAGTGGAGCCGATATTATCCCGCCCAGCCCCAACAGTCCTTTTTTGATAAATGTTCTTTTGTCCATATTAATTTCATTTTACTTATTTTTACCTATTATAAATAACAGGTGCTATTCATTTTTGTTCAATGCGGCAGCAGGGATTTTGGATTACAATGATCTCATTAACCCACAAAAGAGTATGATTTGTCATGTAAACCTGTAATTTTACGTAAAAACAGAAAAAAATGTAACCAGTTGTGTATTTTGAACGTATTTTTAACAGGAATAATTCGGTTTTGGCAATGGCAGGTTTGAAAGAAAGTATTTGCAGAAACGGATTTGAATTATTTAGGGAGGGTTGTCGGCCTGGAAAGCTTTATTCTCCAGGGGGAAATGCAGAGATTGAAAACCTTAATTCAGGTGCCTGTTACTCACGCCTAACAAGTTTTTCTATATCGGGCATTTGGGTTAGTTATTTTTTCATTATTTTGCTCCATATTATATGAATATGCTTGATAGATACGGAAGAAGGGAGATTTGGCGGATTATCGTCATTTTCTTTCTATTCTATTTAATGCATGGTGAACTAAGGGCTCAGGATCCCCAGTTTTCGCAATTCTATGCAAACCCGCTGTACCTGGCCCCTTCTTTTGCGGGACTGACAGATGGCAGCCGCATTGGTGCCAACTATCGCAACCAGTGGCCCCAGTTGCCCGGAAAATTTGTGACCTACACCTTTTCTTATGATCACTGGTTTGACCATTACAACAGCGGTGCAGGCATCCTGTTCATGCAGGATATGGCAGGAAGCGGCAACCTCCGCACGACCAATGTGGGAGTTCAATACTCGTATGATTTCTCAATACATCCGGATTGGCACATGAGGCCGGGGGTTCACTTCTTTTATACAGAGAGGGCGATTGACTTTGACAAGCTTATCTTTGGAGACCAGATATCACCCGGGGGGGACCGCCCTACAACGATTGAGATTCCTCCACTGCAGAGGAGAGGAGGTGTGGATTTTTCCACTTCGGCAATGGTCTATTCCCAGGATTACTGGTTTGGTTTGGCAGTTGACCACCTGCTCAGACCCAATCACTCCCTTTATGAGTTTGACGGCCCTGATGCCGAAAATGCATATATACCAATTAAATATTCTGTTTTCGGAGGGACAAAGTTTACTCGCGGGGGAAGGGTCCGCACCCGTCTGGAGGAGAGCCTCCAGCTGGCTTTTCTTTACAGGCAGCAGGGTCCCTTTAACCAGCTAGATCTGGGAATGTACTGGTACAGAAGCCCTATTGTTGTAGGAGCCTGGTACAGGGGGTTGCCCGGAATAAGCAGCGGTGGCCAGGATGCTGTCATCTTCCTTGTCGGATACAAGATAGATCAGTTAAATATCGGCTACAGTTTTGACTTTCCGATTTCCCGCCTGCTGGGATCCACCGGTGGAGCACACGAGATATCGATCACCTATTCCTGGACTTCAATTCGCATACCCAGGAAACCCAGGATGGTCCCGTGTCCTGAGTTCTGATCACCCTGGCTGCCGTCAATACCGGTTTTTAACCGTCTGATTGTAATTTAGGATGAAAAAATTTTGACTACGTCAATTTTGCATGCAAGATTTGACTGCTATGGGATATTCAAATGATGCAAAATTCATGTATATTTGTGCACTTTGGTTTTGTTGGTTGTTTAAAAAGAGTATAGCAAATGAACCCGCATCAGCCTTCGGCAGACTAAATAACATGAACAAACCATGGGGGTTCCATACGTTCAAGGCGCTGAGCACTGATTGTATGCTAAATATAATTCATTGATTATTAACTTGATTAACCTGATTTGTACGGATGAAAGCCCCATCAGACTTCGTCAGATAAAATAACATGAATAAAGCATGGGGGTTCCATGGATTGAAAAGCATAATATCCGGATCATGAATTTGTAACACATTGTTAAACAATTTGCTAACTATACTTTATACGAATGAAAGCCCCATCAGACTTCGTCAGACAAAATAACATGAATAAAGCATGGGGGTTCCATGGGAATTGAAAATCTAAATATCCTAACCACTAATTTGTAACACATTGTGGAACAATTTGCTAACTATACTTTATACACATGAAACATTTATCTTTGGTTATTAATGTAGTACTGGGTGTTGCCGTTGCAGTCCTTTATGTTTTGCATTTTACTGCTCCGGGTATCCCTGAAGAGATTCGGGCCGAATACGAGGAGAGAGGTGAGTTTTATCCGGCTTCACTGGATATTGTATATGTTAATTTTGACACCCTGCTTGAAAACTATGATATGTTTTTCGATCTCCAGAGGAAATTCCTTGAAAAACAGCAGGAACTTGAAGGTGATCTGTCAACCAGGTCACGCCGGTATGAGCGGCAGGTAGCAGATTTCCAGGACAGGGTACAGAAAGGGCTGATGACCCGCTCACAGGCACAGCAGAGGGAGCTCGAACTGATGCAGGTTCAGCAGGAGCTGATGCAGATGAGTGAACAGTACTCAATGGAGTTGAGGGAGGAGGAACAGGTTATGAACAGACAGCTTCAGCACAGCATCTATGAATTTCTGGAAGAATTCAACAGGAATCACGACTACCAGTATATACTCAGTCATTCATTTGGCGGGCCATTCCTGTATGTTGACAAGAACCTTGATGTTACCCGTGAGGTTATTGAGGGGCTGAACCGCAGGTACAGCGAATCGGGGAGGAGGTAGTTATTCTGCCGGCCATGGGTTTTGCCTCTTCCTATCTCCGGAAACATGCATATTTTGATCCTTTCCTTCCCGGTGCCCCGGTTAACGGAACCGGGATCATCATAATCATTCCATGTTATAATGAGCCTGATGCCATCAGTGCGGTAAACTCCCTTGCCTGTGCATATCTGCCTTCATTCCCTGTTGAGGTGATAATGGTGGTTAATGCTCCCGAAAATGCTCCCGCTGAAGCTCTTGAACTGAACAAAAAGACAATCCAGCAATTACGCGAATGGGGAAAGTCAAACAACAGTGACAGTTTTTATCTTCATGTGATTGAGGCTCCCCTCTTTCCGCCAAGGCATGCCGGTGCCGGATGGGCCCGTAAAACGGGTATGGATGAGGCTGTGAGAAGGTTTAACATGTCAGGTAATGAGAAAGGGATCATCGTCTCATTCGATGCAGACGCCCTGTGCGGCAAGAATTATTTTACAGCAATTGAGGATTGCTTTCGGCCTAATGTTAACGGCTGTACCATCTATTTTGAGCATCCCCTGGAAAAAGACGGGGGAGAGCCCGGAGTGATAGTTGATTATGAGCTTTACCTTCGCTACTATGTACAGGCAATGAGGTATGCAGGTTTTCCCTGGGCCTTCCATACCATAGGGAGCTGCTTCGCGGTTACTGCTGCTGCTTATGTAAAACAGGGCGGAATGAACAGGAGGAAAGCGGGCGAGGATTTCTATTTTCTTCACAAGATCTTTCCGCTGGGTAATTTCACAGAACTTAATACCACCAAAGTCCTGCCTTCATCCCGGGTGTCTGACAGGGTGCCATTTGGGACTGGTGTTGCCGTAAAGAAATTATCTGAAGGTGAGCGAAGGCCCCTGATGACGTGGCCCGTAAAATCATTTGAGGAGACAGGCGAACTGTTCAGGTCACTGCCCGGGCTTTTCAGGGCATCCGCCAGGGAGACGGCCGCTATTGCCTCCGGCTTTAATCCGGTGCTCCGCGAGTACCTTGCAATCAACTGTTTTGTTGAGAAGGTGGGCCAGGTCAATAATAATTCCTCTTCATATCCTGCTTTCAGGAAGAGGTTTTTCAGGTGGTTCGGTGGACTGATGATGCATCGTTATCTCAATTATGCACGCAGGAATGGCCGGGAAGACATATCCGTAACAGGGGCGTCAGCCCGACTGCTTGACATGCTGGGGGTGCCGGCAGCAAAATGTAACTTGGATCTGCTCAACATTTACAGAAGAATCCAGAGAGAAACGGTATGGAGATGCTGAGCAGCTGCTGAAAGTAAGGCTGATCATGGTTGTAATGCTAGTCCTCAAACTCAATAATGAATATATCCTCATTCTCCCTCTTCATCAGGTATTGTTCACGTGCAAACTTTTCGAGGTTCTCACGGTCGGTTTTAAGTTCATTAAGTCTTGCTGAATCAGCACTTATTCTTTCCCTGAAGTACTCTTTGTCGGCTTCCAGCTGATTGATCCTCCTCATCTCCTGAAACCTGTTAACCAGATTGTTCTGGTCAAAAAAGAGCAGCCAGAGGGAAAAAAGCATGATGCTGAGAATGTACTTATTTCTCAGTATCCGGTATATTTTCCTTCGGGTTTGCATGGTGGATCATTTTTATGAATGCCGGCCATGACAAAAATATAACAAAAATAGCATAACCCCGGATATGTAACCCCTTATTTATAAACATAGGTTTAACAAATGGTTATACGGAACCCTGATGGGGGTACCTGTAATCTTCGGGAGGAAGGAATGCCTCTTTTATTGTACGGGGTGACACCCATCGATGGAGATTGAGCATGGATCCCGCCTTGTCATTGGTGCCTGATGCCCTAGAGCCTCCGAATGGCTGGTGCCCGACAACAGCGCCTGTGGGCTTGTCATTAATGTAGAAGTTGCCGGCAGCATTTGCAAGCCTGCCGGCGGCCAGGTTTATTGCATGCCTGTCCCTGGCAAAAACCGCTCCTGTAAGACCGTAAAGGCTTGTGCGATCTATCAGCTCAAGGGTCTCTTCATATTTGTCGTCTTCAAAAACGTAAATGGTCAGTATTGGTCCGAAAAGTTCATGGATCATCGTGAAATAACATGGATCGGGCGTAAGTATGACGGTGGGTTCAATGAAATAACCCTTTGACTTGTCGTAGCCGCCACCCGAAATGATAGTGACCGAGTCGTCATTTTTAACTTTATCGATTATCCTGGTTAGTTTGCTGAAAGCCTTTTCGTCGATAACAGCGGTAAAGAAATTGCTGAAATCCTCGGGACCACCGACGTTGAATGAACTGATCTGATGAAGCATCAGTTTTCTGACATCCTCCCATATTGACCGGGAGATATAGGCCCGTGAGGCGGCTGAGCATTTTTGTCCCTGATATTCAAACGCACCCCGTGACAGGGCTGTTGCCACCTGGGCAGGTTTTGCCGTAGCATGGGCCAGCACAAAATCCTTGCCCCCCGTCTCCCCGACGATGCGGGGATATGACCGGTAACCGGCTATATTGTTGCCGGTGGTTTTCCATATTTCCCTGAACACCTCAGTTGAGCCGGTAAAATGAATACCTGCGAAATCTCTGTGCGAGAATATGATGTCGCCGGCAACAGGTCCGCTTACAAAGACCATATTGATGACACCGTCAGGCAGTCCGGCCTCACGAAGAACCTCCATAATAACTTTTGCCGAATATATCTGGGTGTTTGCAGGCTTCCACACCACCACGTTGCCCATCATTGCCGGTGCTGTTGGCAGGTTGCCTGCTATGGCAGTAAAGTTGAAGGGACTTAGAGCAAAAACGAATCCCTCCAGCGGCCGTTGCTCTATACGGTTCCAGGCCTCGGGTGCAGATTTCGGCTGGTGCATGAATATCTGGGTCATATATTGAACATTGTACCTTAAGAAGTCGGCCAGCTCACACACGGCATCGATTTCACTCTGGTATACCGTCTTTGACTGCCCAAGCATGGTTGCGGCATTGATCTTATAGCGATATGGTCCTGAAATGAGTGCGGCTGCCTTCAGAAAAATGGCGGCTCTCTCCCTCCAGGGCATCCCAACCCAGGCACTTCTCGCCTTGAGGGCTTCGTCAACAGCCATTGATACATGTTCTGCATCACCCTGATGGAAATGACCCAGTGTATGTGAAAGGTCGTGCGGAGGATGTATGGCAACTTTCTTGCTGGTCCTTATCTCCTTTCCGCCTATGAACATAGGAATATCTGCCATGCCTGATCTTGCCGCCGCAATTTCTTTCTGAAGCTCTTCTCTCTCAGGTGTACCCGGTGCATATGATTTTGGAACTTCATTGACTGCTTCGGGAACGGTATATAGTTGTTGCTGCATTTTATATTTTTTTAAAGGTGTTACTCATCATAAACATATTTGTCCGGGCCTCCAGCCTGCTATTGTTTGCATGTATGTTCGGGTCCCTTATGATTATAACAAATTCCGGGAAAATTTGTTGACGTCAAAGAGCCTGACCATAACCGTTTCGCCGCCAATTTGTTATGAAGGGTGTGTCCTGGCCTGAATACGTTTGCCGGTCAGCCTCCCGATATAAGGTGTATTACGCTTACATCGTCGCCATCGCTGATAACTGCTTTTTCGTAATCCTCTTTTCTGACAAGCTGGCCGTTTATCTTTATCACGAGCATCTTGAATGTAAAATTTTTCTCATCCAGCAGCTCGCGTACCGTCATGGTGCTCCTGTCAAACTCCTCTTTCCTGTTATTGAGTGTAATATGCATGGTTAAATATTTTTCAGCAGGATTTCCAAAACCAGGTTGGCCTGCATACTGGCTACAATGCCCACCCTGGGTGCAAGCGGTGGCAGGCTTTCATCTGTTTCATTCTCCTGGTCGCCGCATATATATATGTTTCCTGATCTAACGGTTTTTATTGCCTCGTTGTTGCCGTATCCGGCAACGCCACTGCCCATAACAAGTATCCTGCCGGGCATCTTCTCCAGCACCGTTTCGGCTATCATCACCTTCATGGCGGCCAGATCAAAGGCCTCGACTATCACTTCGCAATCAACAAATATCTGCGGAATATTAAGCGGGCCCAGGGTTATGTCAAAAGCCTCAACCAGGACTTCCGGATTTATCCTGGCGATGTTCTCCTTCAGGGCGAGGACCTTTTTTATCCCCACCTGGTCTTTGAAGAAGTATTGCCGGTTAAGGTTGCTTTCGCTTACAGTATCAAAATCAGCCGTTATGATACGTCCCATTCCCACCCTGGCAAGCGCAACGGCGCAGTTGGAACCGAGTCCCCCGGCACCTGCAATGCCCACTGTTTTACCGGCAAGAATTGTTCTGATCTCTTCAAATGTTCTTTTTTGCATTTGCTTGCACTTTTGCATTATACTTGCCCGTTTCAAAAATAACAAATACCAGGAACAACGCGCAATGGAAGGAATAAAAAAAATGGCTGCAGCCAGGTCGCTGGTATGATAATAGTCATTTGAAAGCTAAGGCCATTGATCTAATTTTATCAATCCAAAACAGAATACAAATCAGTTGTTAATACTAACCAGGGTCAACCTCAAAAACCAACCGGTATGGATGTTCAGGAACTGAAACAAAGCCACAAGCTGCTTGCAGGATATGATTACAGTAAAACCCCCATTGACAGGGGGTACACCGACAAGATACTTTATGTGAATCTGAGCGGTAACGAGATAAAGGAAAAGGATGTGGACCCGCTAATGAAGGAGAAGTTTGTGGGCGGCAGGGGATACGGACTGAAACTCTTATGGGATGCCACCGCTCCCGATACAAAATGGAACGATCCGGAGAACGAGATCATAATAAGCGGCGGCCCGATCTGTGGCATCACGCAGTATTCGGGTGCAGGCAAATCGCTCGTGGTGTCACTGTCGCCCCAGACCGGCTCGGTGATGGACAGCAATGTAGGCGGCTTTTTTGGCCCCTTCCTGAAGTTTTCGGGGTTCGATGCATTCGAGCTGCAGGGAAAGGCTGAAAATGACGTTATTATATACATCGACGGTGTAAAAGGCAGGGTTGAGATATTCGAGGCTCCGAAAGAGGCCCTGGACTCACATGTGATCACCGAACAGCTTACCGAGATGTTTGCCGACGATGAGAGGGACAAGAAAAACATAGGTATTGTGTCGACCGGAGCTGCGGCTGATCATTCTCTGATCGGCATGCTCAATTTCACCTTTTACGACCCCAAGAGAAAGAAGATCAGGCTGAAGCAGGCAGGTCGCGGAGGTATCGGCACGGTTTTCCGCGATAAGCGTGTAAAAGCAATAGTTGCAAAAGTTGAGGGTATAAGGGGCAATGCCAACAACGTGGTTGACCTGGCAGCGATACGCGAGCGAGGTAAGCGGTTTAATGAAGAGATGCGCCGCTTTGACGACGAGCAGGCCGAGATGCGCACCAAGGGTACTGCCCACCTGACAAATGTTATGAACGATTATGACCTGATACCGGTAAACAATTTTAAGTTCGGCTCACACCCCGATGCGGGCAACATTCACTCAGACGTGTACAAGTCGCTCTTCACCCAGGGAGTGCCCGACGGTTGCTGGATCGGTTGCAACATGTCGTGCGCCAAGGGAGTGGATGATTATGAACTGCGTACAGGCCCCTATGAGGGAGAGAAGGTAATAGTCGACGGACCTGAGTATGAGACGGCTGCCAGTCTTGGCTCAAACCTGGGCATCTTCAACCCCGACTTTACCATTGAGGCTAACTTCTACTGCGACACATACGGCATATGCACCATTACCTGGGGTACCGTGGTTGGCTTTGTAATGGACTGCTATGAGAGCGGCATACTTAATGATGAGAGGACCGGGGGACTGAAACTGAATTTCGGCAATGCCGACTCGGCTATGGAGCTGCTTCACATGCTTGCCCGGGGCGAGGGTTTCGGGAAGATTGCCGGACTTGGAGTACGGAAGATGAAGGAGATGTTCGCCGCTGAAGGATGGGGCGATGCTGCCCTCCTCCAGGATATCGCAATGGAGAACAAAGGACTTGAGTACTCCCAGTACATGTCGAAGGAATCTCTTGCCCAGCAGGGCGGTTACGCTTTGACCAACAAGGGCCCGCAGCACGATGAGGCGTGGCTGATATTCATGGATATGGTCAATAACCAGATACCGACGTTCGAAGACAAGGCCGAGGCGCTTCACTACTTTCCGATGTTCCGTACATGGTTCGGACTGGTGGGATTGTGCAAGCTGCCATGGAACGACGTTGAGCCTGAAGGCAATGCAGAGACCGATGAGCCTGCCAAGGTGCCTGAGCATGTCGACAACTACATTGCTATTTACAAGGCAGTTACCGGCAAGCCGTTCGACAAGGAGGAGCTTATCAGGCAGTCGGAGCGGGTTTACAACTTCCAGCGGATATTCAACCTGCGCCGCGGGTTCGGTACAAGGGAGCATGATGCACAGCCTTACAGGGCTGCCGGACCGGTAACGGTAGAAGAGTATGAATCGAGGCAGGAGAGATATGACAAGCAGCTCAAGGAGATTATGAACATTGATCCGGAGGGTAAGTCCACCGAAGAGAAGATAGCCCTCCACCGGAAGTACCGCGAAGACCGCTATCAGCAGTTGGTTGATGCGGTATACCAGAGAAGGGGATGGACAAAGAACGGTATTCCGAAAATAGAGCACCTTAAAAAACTGGGGATGGACCTGCCTGAGCTGATAGAGATGGTTAAGGACCACCAGGAGGATTAAAAAGCTTACTTTATTCAAAAGCCTGGCAGGGGTTCCTTCCGGGCTTTTTTTATTACATTCACAGATGTTAAGAGGGGCTGTATATTTTCGTGTATTGGTTTTATTCTGCCTGGTTGGGGGGCTGCATTCATGCAACGGCCGCCCCGAAACTCTGAGGATCATCCATGCGGGCAGCCTATCGGTGCCCGTGCGCGAAGCAGCCGATTCGTTCGGGGCTCGCAACCCGGGAGTGCGGGTCCTTACCGAGGCCTGGGGCAGCAAGGCGGGAGCAAGAAGGATCAGCGACCTGGATGTGCCCTGCGATATCTTTATATCAGCCGATTACAATGTAATAGACTTATTCCTGATACCCGGCCATGCTTCGTGGAACATTCCCTTTGCGGGTAACGAGATGGCAATCGTTTACAACACCGGGTCGCGCTACAGTGATGAGATTAATTCTGAGAACTGGTACCGGGTGCTGCTGAGGGATGATGTTGTCTATGGCAGGTCGGATCCCGATTCGGATCCCTGCGGGGTGAGGTCGGTATTTGTTACCCGGCTGGCTGAATTGTATTATGAAGAGCCGGGCCTTTCGGACAGGCTTCTCTCGCGGCACCGCAACATGATAAGGCCCAAGGAGACCGAGCTGCTGGCGTTGCTTGAGAAGAACGTACTCGACTATATCTTCCTGTACCGTTCGGTCGCTGAGCAGCACCGGTTGCAGTTCGTGGAGCTTCCCGGCGAGCTTAACCTGAAGGATGCCGGACTGAACGACTGGTACGCCAGGGCGAGCGTCGAGGTCAGGGGAACCCGCCCGGGAGAGACTATGACGGAAACAGGTGAGGCGATGATATACGGCATTACCATCCCTCTTAAAACCCGGAACAGCATACTGGCAGAGGAGTTTGTAAGGTTTTTCCTTTCGGGGGATGGACAGGCCATCATGGAACGAAACGGCCAGAACAGCATTGTGCCGGCAGTGTCTTCAACATACGGGATGGTGCCTGAGAGTCTCAGGCAGTTTGTGAAGTCAGAGTGATAAAGTTCATATGTCATCATTATGCGAGGGCTTGATACGATGAGACTGGTGTTTATTCTTCTTGGGGGACTGGTGCTGTTGTTTATCATAGCGCCTCTTGCCGGGATGTTCATTGCCACCTCGCCGGCAGAGTTTTTTGAAACGGCTGCCGACAGGGAGGTGGCTGGAAGCATAGGACTTACATTGTGGACCTCTATGCTTGCCACCATTATATTCGGTGTAGCCGCCATACCATTCGCCTGGATCCTTGCCAGGAAGAAGTTTCCCTTTAAGAAACTGGTATCAGCCATTATCGACGTTCCGGTTGTCATACCCCATTCGGCAGCAGGCATAGCAATACTGGGGTTCGTGTCGAGAGATACCGTGGTGGGGAGATTGGGGGAGAGTGTGGGACTGAGCTTCGTGGGCAGTGCAGCCGGCATTATACTGGCGATGGCATTCGTAAGCATCCCGTTCCTAATCAACGCGGCAAGGGACGGCTTTGCGGCGGTGCCCGAAAAACTGGAAAAGTCCGCTCTCGTTCTGGGCGCCTCTCCGGTTCGTGTCTTTTTCACTGTAAGCCTGCCGCTTGCCTGGCGATCAATTGTTTCGGGAATGATAATGATGTGGGCCAGGGGTATGAGTGAGTTTGGCGCTGTTGTGATTGTAGCGTACCACCCGATGATCACTCCGGTACTTATATATGAGAGGTTCGGGGCATTCGGACTTGCATATGCACGGCCCGTGGCGGTCGTTTTTATCTGTGTCTGCCTTGCCTTTTTTGTGCTGCTTCGCATGCTTTCATCAAAATATGACAATGCTGAAAGTTGAAAACATATCGGTCAGACTGGGCAAATTTGAGCTGAGGGATATCAGCTTTGAAGCTGACCCGGGTGGGTACTTTGTGCTCCTTGGTATGTCGGGGTCAGGGAAGAGTGTGCTGCTGCAGGTTGTGGGGGGACTGATACGGCCTGACGGTGGGCGCGTGATACTGAACGGCCGGGATATTACGAACGAAAAGATACAGAAGCGGGGAGTGGGACTGGTCTTCCAGGATTCGGCCCTTTTCCCCCATATGAGCGTTTACAGGAATATTGCATACCCGCTGGTGTCGGCGGGTATTGGAGGCAAGGAGGTGCTCCGGCGGGTAGGTCAGCTTGCGGAGATAACGAGGGTGGGCCACCTGCTGAAACGATCACCCCGTAACCTTTCCGGGGGTGAACAGCAAAGGGTGGCACTTGCACGAGCCCTTGCCCCGGAGCCTGAGCTTCTGCTGCTGGATGAGCCGCTCTCTTCGCTTGACGTTCAGCTCAGGTCCGACCTCAGGGCTTTGCTGAGAGAGATAAACGGCGGCGGACAGACTATCATTCATGTAACACATGATTATGAGGAGGCTGCAATGCTGGCCGGGCGGATAGGCGTGATTGAGAATGGCACGGTGGTGCAGACGGGAACTCCTGCTGAGGTGTTTTTAAATCCAGGCTCCGAATTTGTTGCCCGGTTTGTAGGTATCAGGAATATTTTTGGCGGTATCCTGGTTGGTGATACAGGCAGGCTGAGAAACTTTATTGCAGGAGGCATCAGGTTTAACCTGCTTAGCGATGAACCTCCTGGTGAAGGTTTTGTGGTGGTAAGGGCTGAAGATATTGTTATA encodes:
- the thiF gene encoding sulfur carrier protein ThiS adenylyltransferase ThiF — its product is MQKCKQMQKRTFEEIRTILAGKTVGIAGAGGLGSNCAVALARVGMGRIITADFDTVSESNLNRQYFFKDQVGIKKVLALKENIARINPEVLVEAFDITLGPLNIPQIFVDCEVIVEAFDLAAMKVMIAETVLEKMPGRILVMGSGVAGYGNNEAIKTVRSGNIYICGDQENETDESLPPLAPRVGIVASMQANLVLEILLKNI
- a CDS encoding aldehyde:ferredoxin oxidoreductase codes for the protein MDVQELKQSHKLLAGYDYSKTPIDRGYTDKILYVNLSGNEIKEKDVDPLMKEKFVGGRGYGLKLLWDATAPDTKWNDPENEIIISGGPICGITQYSGAGKSLVVSLSPQTGSVMDSNVGGFFGPFLKFSGFDAFELQGKAENDVIIYIDGVKGRVEIFEAPKEALDSHVITEQLTEMFADDERDKKNIGIVSTGAAADHSLIGMLNFTFYDPKRKKIRLKQAGRGGIGTVFRDKRVKAIVAKVEGIRGNANNVVDLAAIRERGKRFNEEMRRFDDEQAEMRTKGTAHLTNVMNDYDLIPVNNFKFGSHPDAGNIHSDVYKSLFTQGVPDGCWIGCNMSCAKGVDDYELRTGPYEGEKVIVDGPEYETAASLGSNLGIFNPDFTIEANFYCDTYGICTITWGTVVGFVMDCYESGILNDERTGGLKLNFGNADSAMELLHMLARGEGFGKIAGLGVRKMKEMFAAEGWGDAALLQDIAMENKGLEYSQYMSKESLAQQGGYALTNKGPQHDEAWLIFMDMVNNQIPTFEDKAEALHYFPMFRTWFGLVGLCKLPWNDVEPEGNAETDEPAKVPEHVDNYIAIYKAVTGKPFDKEELIRQSERVYNFQRIFNLRRGFGTREHDAQPYRAAGPVTVEEYESRQERYDKQLKEIMNIDPEGKSTEEKIALHRKYREDRYQQLVDAVYQRRGWTKNGIPKIEHLKKLGMDLPELIEMVKDHQED
- a CDS encoding tungstate ABC transporter substrate-binding protein WtpA, with the protein product MLRGAVYFRVLVLFCLVGGLHSCNGRPETLRIIHAGSLSVPVREAADSFGARNPGVRVLTEAWGSKAGARRISDLDVPCDIFISADYNVIDLFLIPGHASWNIPFAGNEMAIVYNTGSRYSDEINSENWYRVLLRDDVVYGRSDPDSDPCGVRSVFVTRLAELYYEEPGLSDRLLSRHRNMIRPKETELLALLEKNVLDYIFLYRSVAEQHRLQFVELPGELNLKDAGLNDWYARASVEVRGTRPGETMTETGEAMIYGITIPLKTRNSILAEEFVRFFLSGDGQAIMERNGQNSIVPAVSSTYGMVPESLRQFVKSE
- the thiS gene encoding sulfur carrier protein ThiS → MHITLNNRKEEFDRSTMTVRELLDEKNFTFKMLVIKINGQLVRKEDYEKAVISDGDDVSVIHLISGG
- a CDS encoding ABC transporter permease subunit, giving the protein MRGLDTMRLVFILLGGLVLLFIIAPLAGMFIATSPAEFFETAADREVAGSIGLTLWTSMLATIIFGVAAIPFAWILARKKFPFKKLVSAIIDVPVVIPHSAAGIAILGFVSRDTVVGRLGESVGLSFVGSAAGIILAMAFVSIPFLINAARDGFAAVPEKLEKSALVLGASPVRVFFTVSLPLAWRSIVSGMIMMWARGMSEFGAVVIVAYHPMITPVLIYERFGAFGLAYARPVAVVFICVCLAFFVLLRMLSSKYDNAES
- a CDS encoding type IX secretion system membrane protein PorP/SprF, giving the protein MNMLDRYGRREIWRIIVIFFLFYLMHGELRAQDPQFSQFYANPLYLAPSFAGLTDGSRIGANYRNQWPQLPGKFVTYTFSYDHWFDHYNSGAGILFMQDMAGSGNLRTTNVGVQYSYDFSIHPDWHMRPGVHFFYTERAIDFDKLIFGDQISPGGDRPTTIEIPPLQRRGGVDFSTSAMVYSQDYWFGLAVDHLLRPNHSLYEFDGPDAENAYIPIKYSVFGGTKFTRGGRVRTRLEESLQLAFLYRQQGPFNQLDLGMYWYRSPIVVGAWYRGLPGISSGGQDAVIFLVGYKIDQLNIGYSFDFPISRLLGSTGGAHEISITYSWTSIRIPRKPRMVPCPEF
- a CDS encoding septum formation initiator family protein produces the protein MQTRRKIYRILRNKYILSIMLFSLWLLFFDQNNLVNRFQEMRRINQLEADKEYFRERISADSARLNELKTDRENLEKFAREQYLMKRENEDIFIIEFED
- the pruA gene encoding L-glutamate gamma-semialdehyde dehydrogenase: MQQQLYTVPEAVNEVPKSYAPGTPEREELQKEIAAARSGMADIPMFIGGKEIRTSKKVAIHPPHDLSHTLGHFHQGDAEHVSMAVDEALKARSAWVGMPWRERAAIFLKAAALISGPYRYKINAATMLGQSKTVYQSEIDAVCELADFLRYNVQYMTQIFMHQPKSAPEAWNRIEQRPLEGFVFALSPFNFTAIAGNLPTAPAMMGNVVVWKPANTQIYSAKVIMEVLREAGLPDGVINMVFVSGPVAGDIIFSHRDFAGIHFTGSTEVFREIWKTTGNNIAGYRSYPRIVGETGGKDFVLAHATAKPAQVATALSRGAFEYQGQKCSAASRAYISRSIWEDVRKLMLHQISSFNVGGPEDFSNFFTAVIDEKAFSKLTRIIDKVKNDDSVTIISGGGYDKSKGYFIEPTVILTPDPCYFTMIHELFGPILTIYVFEDDKYEETLELIDRTSLYGLTGAVFARDRHAINLAAGRLANAAGNFYINDKPTGAVVGHQPFGGSRASGTNDKAGSMLNLHRWVSPRTIKEAFLPPEDYRYPHQGSV
- a CDS encoding OmpH family outer membrane protein, with the translated sequence MKHLSLVINVVLGVAVAVLYVLHFTAPGIPEEIRAEYEERGEFYPASLDIVYVNFDTLLENYDMFFDLQRKFLEKQQELEGDLSTRSRRYERQVADFQDRVQKGLMTRSQAQQRELELMQVQQELMQMSEQYSMELREEEQVMNRQLQHSIYEFLEEFNRNHDYQYILSHSFGGPFLYVDKNLDVTREVIEGLNRRYSESGRR